From a single Mus caroli chromosome X, CAROLI_EIJ_v1.1, whole genome shotgun sequence genomic region:
- the LOC110286161 gene encoding UPF0472 protein C16orf72, translating into MEDQPKDREAEVAGPWFSKWERQCLAEAEQAEQLSPELQEEAAADAAGLKIERQRLWHLFQISATAVAQLYKDSGCQQPGLSMWDPFQNAAKAVTSLYKESGDAYQRSFELGVQVGYQRRVRDVLEWVKKGRSVIRREDLISFLCGKVPPTPPPPRTSRMSPRPPAAASTQAAATESSAPVDVDLQPFHEAIALHGLSGAMANISMRSGPPGSPSQDGGIASSGRWKSSFLEDDPNSLSSEELALLLDSGGVRKRTSAQFGDGATDSSLHKRNRMV; encoded by the coding sequence ATGGAGGACCAGCCGAAGGACCGTGAGGCCGAGGTCGCCGGGCCCTGGTTTTCTAAGTGGGAGCGCCAGTGCCTTGCAGAGGCGGAGCAGGCGGAGCAGCTGTCCCCGGAGCTGCAGGAGGAGGCGGCTGCCGATGCGGCGGGGCTCAAGATCGAGCGCCAGAGGCTCTGGCACCTCTTCCAGATCTCAGCCACGGCAGTGGCCCAGCTCTACAAAGATTCCGGGTGCCAGCAGCCAGGACTCTCTATGTGGGACCCTTTCCAGAATGCGGCCAAGGCCGTGACCAGCCTCTACAAAGAGAGCGGGGATGCCTACCAGAGAAGTTTTGAACTGGGCGTCCAGGTTGGCTACCAGCGTCGTGTGAGAGACGTGCTGGAGTGGGTGAAGAAGGGTAGGAGCGTCATTCGTCGGGAAGACCTCATAAGCTTCCTCTGTGGCAAAGTTCCCCCCACACCCCCGCCTCCACGCACCTCCCGGATGTCCCCCAGGCCACCGGCGGCTGCCTCCACTCAAGCTGCTGCCACTGAGTCCAGCGCACCTGTGGACGTCGATCTACAGCCCTTCCATGAGGCCATTGCTCTCCATGGCCTCAGTGGTGCCATGGCAAACATCAGCATGCGATCTGGCCCTCCAGGTTCCCCATCTCAAGATGGAGGTATTGCCAGCAGTGGGCGATGGAAAAGTAGCTTCCTCGAAGATGATCCTAACTCCTTGAGCTCAGAAGAACTAGCTCTCCTCCTGGACAGTGGGGGAGTCCGCAAGCGCACCTCTGCCCAGTTTGGTGATGGCGCTACAGACTCTTCATTGCACAAGCGTAACCGAATGGTCTAA